A genomic segment from Amia ocellicauda isolate fAmiCal2 chromosome 13, fAmiCal2.hap1, whole genome shotgun sequence encodes:
- the gpr78a gene encoding G-protein coupled receptor 26 gives MDLAEILLALCIVVVAVVSLLSNLLVLLCFLHSTEIRKQVPGVFIMNLSFCNLLITVLNMPSTLLGIIKNRQPFGDCICHTVSFLETFLTINTMLSMAALSIDKWIAVVFPLSYSSKMRYRDAVIMVCYSWLHSLTFSLISLLFSWVDYNNIYASCTLHLKEERERRRFTVFTIVLHATSFMLSLLILCFTYLKVLKVARFHCKRIDIITMQTLLLLVDIHPSVKQRCLVEQKRRRQRATKKISIFIGSFIICFAPYVITRLIELLPFVRVNHHWGIVSKCLTYSKAASDPFVYSLLRQQYKKVLINIVNRLLKRDLYPSSGHNSSLDTENDYCLQRVS, from the exons ATGGACTTGGCAGAAATCCTGTTGGCGTTGTGTATTGTTGTGGTAGCGGTTGTCTCTTTGTTATCCAACTTGCTGGTGTTGCTATGTTTTCTGCACAGCACCGAGATTCGCAAGCAAGTCCCCGGCGTTTTCATCATGAACTTGTCTTTCTGCAATCTGCTCATCACGGTTTTAAACATGCCATCCACATTGCTGGGGATCATAAAAAACCGCCAGCCCTTTGGAGACTGCATCTGCCATACTGTAAGCTTTCTGGAGACATTTTTGACCATCAACACGATGCTAAGCATGGCAGCATTGAGCATAGACAAGTGGATTGCGGTAGTGTTTCCCCTGAGTTACTCCAGTAAGATGAGATACAGAGACGCTGTGATCATGGTGTGCTACTCATGGCTCCATTCTCTTACCTTCTCTCTCATCTCGCTGCTCTTTTCTTGGGTTGACTATAACAACATCTATGCATCCTGCACCTTACATTTAAAGGAAGAACGAGAAAGGAGACGGTTTACTGTGTTCACCATCGTGCTCCATGCTACCAGTTTCATGCTTTCCCTACTTATATTATGCTTTACGTacttaaaagttttaaaagttgcaCGGTTTCACTGCAAGAGGATAGACATTATTACCATGCAGACTCTGCTCTTGCTGGTAGATATTCACCCAAG TGTTAAACAACGTTGCCTTGTGGAACAGAAAAGGAGGAGACAGCGTGCTACTAAGAAAATCAGCATTTTTATAGGATCCTTTATTATCTGTTTCGCCCCTTACGTTATTACAAG ACTGATagagctcctgccatttgtaaGGGTAAATCACCACTGGGGGATTGTAAGTAAGTGCCTCACGTATAGCAAGGCTGCATCGGACCCATTTGTTTATTCACTTTTGCGTCAGCAGTACAAGAAGGTCTTGATTAACATTGTCAACAGGCTGCTGAAGAGAGATCTGTATCCTTCATCTGGACACAACAGCTCTTTAGATACAGAAAATGACTATTGTCTCCAGAGAGTCAGCTAG